In the Piscinibacter sp. XHJ-5 genome, one interval contains:
- a CDS encoding Hpt domain-containing protein — translation MESTRNTEGTGDDLSALAWVQEELRRSLDAAHKALRRFVKEAEALHGSDVDVVDPSVLRTARQQIHQGVGALELVGLPAAATVLRGCEAAVQRFVAKPHKLTSQLVDDLEHASFALLDYIARMLAGKPVSPLAMFPQYRAVQEAAGADRVHPADLWPTDWQWHELPGIGNVAPRFPDAATRAVMEQQMLPLMRGSAPLAAMRMSDLCESLAAGSMYPHTVTLWRLAAAVFEAQAQGLLQSDVFVKRIASRLLAQLRIVERGDADVSERLAQDLLFFCAQAASPGDGKKAPRLASVRQAYGLAFHTPVEYAASVLGKYDPAWVAQARKRVSAAKESWSAVAGGEMHRMSGLTEQFSLVGDSLKRLFPQGETMAAELQQAVATTQQGGAAPSAPLAMEVATSLLYVEASLEDAEFDTPEQAQRVTRLAERIASVRQGGTPAPLEGWMEDLYRRVSDRQTMGSVVQELRVSLSEAEKLIDQFFRNPADRNVLIPVPNQLSAMRGVLSVLGMEQASAALLRMRDEVDGMVSTEVDPQRVAQAGVFDRLAGNLGALGFLIDMLSVQPQLAKSLFVYDAAQGTLSPLMGRTAERVSAETAAPAAVEARLIEQAQMLAFSAVREDVPVEEVSRELEKLSQEAQAADQPALAAAVSHAQEGLLQAHGNLDDIASVRGELSEALVDFVATATGPVGLEPAPAPAVTPPAEATIDLAEDDEMREIFLEEAREVVQAAQAAGRDLADAPTDLGQLTTVRRAFHTLKGSSRMVGLKAFGEAAWACEQLYNARLAEQQPADEELLKFTAWSLDYLGGWVEDIARRADGGRDPKLIERAALALREPSAAASTPAPASAEPPAQALPVPTVEEAAFELPLLPEVIEEVVPAAPVIEPIALALPADLPSAEDLDLTLPPAAPAAAPAEPVAFELDLSKFDLPFDASPAPAVPAEALDIDFGAPQMSAPFEAPPVEAAESIELIDIDLGGSAQPPASLIQSLLPSASDATAEGVLQEGIDSSEEIAAPAEAPAAPAEAAAPAEEEQVKVVGPLRIGIPLFNIFLNEADELSRRLTTEVAEWAMELHRPVGETAIALAHSLAGSSATVGFSDLSQLSRTLEHALMRTEAIGHGTQDEGRLFVDTAEEIRRLLHQFAAGFLKEPSSELLHRLADHEVSSARRLDAVSAESGAADLTEVDIPIDAAAEPDVDATVPLHGPAVAPQGQSAAAAFVPPAVPEPLVLESGFGGLGAAEFKPFTALPVEAVRAAAAPAHEVEDIDDDIDAVDAVDPDLFPIFEEEGQELLPKLESQLRDWARRPGETQHASACMRTLHTLKGGARLAGAMRLGEMAHRLETAIEELLRQESPHASDVEALHNRSDALSHTFEALRKRDAAAYAEAVATVESQMGGLDDAAVPVVEAAPEPVAEAAPEPVAEAPVVIEPTPAEPTRTEPTAAAEEAVDPTAEEAPAAPLVALNLPEIDWSRFSGHSAVPKQVAADRAAAAQSAVRVRAPLLDRLVNQAGEVSITRSRIEVEVSQIKGSLSDLTDNLERLRQQLRDIELQAETQMSSRLEAAKAAAQSFDPLEFDRFTRFQELTRMMAESVNDVATVQRTLQRTLESTEDELAAQARLTRDLQDDLLRTRMVEFEGLSDRLYRVVRQAAKETGKHVRLDIVGGSIEVDRGVLDRMTGAFEHLLRNSVTHGIESPEQRTAAGKDATGSIIVSLSHEGNEVGVEFRDDGAGLSLDRIRDKGVAMGLLEPGQSYSDGELANLIFTSGFSTADKVTELAGRGIGMDVVRAEVNAMGGRIETATAAGQGTSFKLVLPLTTAVTQVVMLRVGDATVAVPSTLVEIVRRAKPEEIEQAYSTGQFTVGDRALQFFWLGSLLQLSARSTEAAQRTRQVVIIRSAQQRIAIHVDEVLGNHEVVVKNLGPQLSRMPGLAGMTLLASGAVALIYNPVALATLYGAQARAATVAALHAPTPELAQPVVVETARAQSPLVLVVDDSLTVRRVTQRLLVREGYRVSLAKDGLDALERLAEEKPSMVLSDIEMPRMDGFDLVRNIRGDARLRDLPVIMITSRIAQKHRDYAAELGVDHYLGKPYSEEDLLALIGRYTAHAQAV, via the coding sequence ATGGAAAGCACCCGCAACACCGAAGGCACCGGCGACGATCTGAGCGCCCTGGCCTGGGTCCAGGAAGAACTGCGCCGCTCGCTCGACGCCGCGCACAAGGCGCTGCGCCGCTTCGTGAAGGAAGCCGAGGCGCTCCACGGCTCCGACGTCGACGTGGTCGACCCGTCGGTGCTGCGCACGGCGCGCCAGCAGATCCACCAGGGTGTCGGCGCGCTCGAGCTGGTGGGCCTGCCGGCCGCCGCCACGGTGCTCCGCGGCTGCGAAGCCGCGGTGCAGCGCTTCGTCGCCAAGCCGCACAAGCTCACCAGCCAGCTCGTCGACGACCTGGAGCACGCGTCGTTCGCGCTGCTCGACTACATCGCCCGCATGCTGGCCGGCAAGCCGGTGTCGCCGCTGGCCATGTTCCCCCAGTACCGCGCGGTGCAGGAAGCCGCCGGCGCCGATCGCGTGCATCCGGCCGACCTGTGGCCGACCGACTGGCAGTGGCACGAGCTTCCCGGTATCGGCAACGTCGCGCCTCGCTTCCCCGACGCCGCGACGCGCGCCGTGATGGAGCAGCAGATGCTGCCGCTGATGCGCGGCAGCGCGCCGTTGGCCGCCATGCGCATGAGCGACCTGTGCGAGTCGCTCGCCGCCGGGTCCATGTACCCGCACACCGTGACGCTGTGGCGCCTGGCCGCAGCGGTGTTCGAGGCGCAGGCGCAGGGCCTGCTCCAGTCCGATGTCTTCGTGAAGCGCATCGCGTCGCGCCTGCTGGCGCAGCTGCGCATCGTCGAACGCGGCGACGCCGACGTGTCCGAGCGCCTGGCCCAGGACCTGCTCTTCTTCTGCGCGCAGGCCGCATCACCCGGCGATGGAAAGAAGGCCCCGCGCCTTGCTTCGGTGCGGCAGGCCTACGGCCTCGCGTTCCACACGCCAGTCGAGTATGCGGCCAGCGTGCTCGGCAAGTACGACCCGGCATGGGTCGCCCAGGCGCGCAAGCGCGTGTCGGCGGCCAAGGAGTCGTGGTCGGCGGTGGCCGGCGGCGAGATGCATCGCATGAGCGGCTTGACCGAGCAGTTCTCGCTGGTCGGCGATTCGCTGAAGCGGCTGTTCCCGCAGGGCGAGACGATGGCCGCCGAGCTGCAACAGGCCGTCGCGACGACGCAGCAAGGCGGCGCCGCCCCGAGCGCGCCGCTCGCGATGGAGGTCGCGACCAGCCTGCTGTACGTCGAGGCTTCGCTCGAGGACGCCGAGTTCGACACGCCCGAGCAGGCGCAGCGCGTCACCCGCCTGGCCGAGCGCATCGCGTCGGTGCGACAGGGCGGGACACCCGCCCCGCTCGAAGGCTGGATGGAGGATCTGTACCGCCGCGTGTCCGATCGCCAGACGATGGGCAGCGTCGTGCAGGAGCTGCGCGTCTCGCTGTCGGAGGCAGAGAAGCTGATCGATCAGTTCTTCCGCAATCCGGCCGACCGCAACGTGCTCATTCCGGTGCCCAACCAGCTCTCCGCGATGCGCGGCGTGCTGTCGGTGCTCGGCATGGAACAGGCCTCGGCAGCGCTGCTGCGCATGCGCGACGAGGTGGACGGCATGGTGTCCACCGAAGTCGATCCGCAGCGTGTCGCGCAAGCCGGCGTCTTCGATCGCCTCGCCGGAAATCTGGGCGCGCTCGGCTTCCTGATCGACATGCTGAGCGTGCAGCCGCAGCTCGCGAAATCACTGTTCGTCTACGACGCCGCACAAGGCACGCTGAGCCCGCTGATGGGCCGCACGGCCGAGCGTGTGTCCGCCGAGACCGCCGCACCGGCGGCGGTGGAGGCGCGCCTGATCGAGCAGGCGCAGATGCTGGCCTTCAGCGCGGTGCGTGAAGACGTGCCGGTGGAAGAGGTCTCGCGCGAGCTCGAGAAGCTTTCGCAGGAAGCGCAGGCCGCCGATCAGCCGGCGCTGGCAGCCGCGGTCAGCCATGCGCAGGAAGGACTGCTGCAGGCTCACGGCAATCTCGACGACATCGCCTCGGTGCGCGGCGAGCTGTCCGAGGCCCTGGTCGACTTCGTCGCCACGGCCACCGGTCCGGTGGGCCTGGAGCCCGCGCCGGCGCCTGCCGTCACGCCGCCCGCTGAAGCCACGATCGACCTCGCCGAAGACGACGAAATGCGCGAGATCTTCCTCGAGGAAGCGCGCGAGGTCGTGCAGGCCGCGCAGGCCGCCGGCCGCGATCTGGCGGATGCGCCGACCGACCTGGGACAGCTCACCACGGTCCGCCGCGCGTTCCACACGCTCAAGGGCAGCTCGCGCATGGTCGGCCTGAAGGCCTTCGGCGAAGCAGCGTGGGCGTGCGAGCAGCTCTACAACGCTCGCCTGGCCGAGCAGCAGCCGGCAGACGAGGAGCTGCTGAAGTTCACCGCCTGGTCGCTGGACTACCTCGGCGGATGGGTCGAGGACATTGCCCGCCGCGCCGACGGCGGCCGCGACCCCAAGCTCATCGAAAGGGCGGCGCTCGCGCTGCGCGAGCCTTCGGCTGCTGCTTCCACGCCGGCGCCTGCTTCCGCCGAGCCGCCTGCGCAGGCCTTGCCGGTGCCCACGGTCGAGGAGGCCGCGTTCGAGCTGCCCCTGCTGCCCGAGGTGATCGAGGAGGTGGTGCCGGCCGCGCCGGTCATCGAGCCGATTGCGTTGGCGCTGCCGGCGGATCTGCCGAGCGCCGAGGACCTCGACCTCACGCTGCCGCCCGCGGCGCCGGCCGCCGCGCCCGCAGAACCGGTGGCGTTCGAGCTCGACCTGTCCAAGTTCGACTTGCCGTTCGATGCGTCGCCCGCGCCGGCGGTCCCGGCCGAGGCGCTCGATATCGACTTCGGCGCTCCGCAGATGTCCGCGCCATTCGAGGCGCCGCCGGTCGAAGCAGCTGAATCGATCGAGCTGATCGACATCGACCTCGGCGGCTCCGCGCAGCCGCCGGCCTCGTTGATCCAGAGCCTGTTGCCGTCCGCTTCCGATGCCACCGCCGAAGGCGTGCTGCAGGAAGGCATCGATTCGTCGGAAGAGATCGCAGCGCCGGCCGAGGCACCGGCCGCGCCCGCCGAAGCCGCCGCCCCGGCGGAAGAGGAGCAGGTGAAGGTCGTCGGACCGCTGCGCATCGGCATTCCCCTGTTCAACATCTTCCTCAACGAGGCCGACGAGCTGTCGCGCCGCCTGACCACCGAGGTCGCCGAGTGGGCGATGGAACTGCACCGGCCGGTGGGCGAGACTGCCATCGCGCTGGCGCACTCGCTGGCCGGCAGCTCCGCCACCGTGGGCTTCTCCGACCTCTCGCAGCTGTCGCGCACGCTCGAACATGCCCTGATGCGCACCGAGGCGATCGGCCACGGCACGCAGGACGAAGGACGCCTGTTCGTCGATACCGCCGAGGAGATCCGGCGCCTGCTGCACCAGTTCGCCGCCGGCTTCCTGAAGGAGCCGTCGTCCGAGCTGCTGCATCGACTGGCCGACCACGAAGTCAGTTCGGCGCGCCGCCTGGATGCGGTGTCGGCAGAGAGCGGTGCGGCCGACCTGACCGAGGTGGACATCCCGATCGACGCCGCGGCGGAGCCCGACGTCGATGCGACCGTGCCTTTGCATGGTCCCGCCGTGGCGCCGCAGGGGCAATCCGCAGCGGCCGCGTTCGTTCCACCCGCTGTGCCGGAACCGCTGGTGCTCGAGAGCGGCTTCGGTGGGCTGGGCGCCGCCGAGTTCAAGCCCTTCACCGCGTTGCCGGTGGAGGCCGTGCGTGCGGCCGCGGCGCCGGCGCATGAGGTCGAGGACATCGACGACGACATCGACGCGGTCGATGCGGTCGATCCCGACCTCTTCCCCATCTTCGAGGAAGAGGGCCAGGAGCTGCTGCCCAAGCTCGAGTCGCAGCTTCGCGATTGGGCGCGGCGTCCGGGCGAAACGCAGCACGCGTCGGCGTGCATGCGCACGCTTCACACGCTGAAGGGCGGTGCCCGGCTCGCCGGTGCGATGCGCCTGGGCGAGATGGCGCACCGGCTGGAAACCGCCATCGAGGAGCTGCTGCGCCAGGAATCGCCGCACGCCTCCGACGTCGAGGCGTTGCACAACCGCTCCGACGCGCTGTCGCACACCTTCGAAGCGCTGCGCAAGCGCGATGCCGCGGCCTATGCCGAAGCCGTTGCCACGGTCGAAAGCCAGATGGGCGGCCTCGACGATGCGGCCGTGCCGGTGGTCGAAGCCGCACCCGAGCCGGTGGCCGAAGCCGCCCCCGAGCCGGTGGCCGAGGCACCGGTCGTCATCGAGCCGACCCCCGCCGAGCCGACCCGCACCGAGCCGACCGCTGCCGCCGAAGAAGCGGTCGATCCGACTGCCGAAGAGGCGCCTGCCGCGCCGCTGGTGGCCCTCAACCTTCCCGAGATCGACTGGTCTCGTTTCAGCGGCCACAGCGCTGTGCCCAAGCAGGTCGCCGCCGACCGCGCCGCGGCCGCCCAGTCGGCGGTGCGGGTGCGTGCGCCGCTGCTCGACCGTCTCGTCAACCAGGCCGGCGAAGTCTCCATCACGCGCTCGCGCATCGAGGTGGAAGTCAGCCAGATCAAGGGTTCACTGAGCGACCTGACCGACAACCTGGAACGCCTGCGCCAGCAGCTGCGCGACATCGAGCTGCAGGCCGAGACGCAGATGAGCTCCCGGCTGGAGGCCGCCAAGGCCGCGGCCCAGTCGTTCGACCCGCTGGAGTTCGACCGCTTCACGCGCTTCCAGGAGCTGACGCGCATGATGGCCGAGTCGGTGAACGACGTGGCCACGGTGCAGCGCACGCTGCAGCGCACGCTGGAAAGCACCGAGGACGAGCTGGCGGCGCAGGCGCGGCTGACGCGCGACCTGCAGGACGATCTGCTGCGCACCCGCATGGTGGAATTCGAGGGCCTGTCCGATCGCCTGTACCGCGTCGTGCGACAGGCCGCCAAGGAGACCGGCAAGCACGTGCGGCTGGACATCGTCGGTGGCTCGATCGAAGTCGACCGCGGCGTGCTGGACCGCATGACCGGCGCCTTCGAGCACCTGCTGCGCAACAGCGTCACCCACGGCATCGAGTCGCCGGAGCAGCGCACCGCGGCCGGCAAGGACGCCACCGGTTCGATCATCGTCTCGCTGAGCCACGAGGGCAACGAAGTCGGCGTGGAGTTCCGCGACGACGGCGCCGGCCTGAGCCTCGATCGCATCCGCGACAAGGGCGTCGCGATGGGCCTGCTGGAGCCCGGCCAGAGCTACAGCGATGGCGAGCTCGCCAACCTCATCTTCACGTCGGGCTTTTCCACTGCCGACAAGGTGACCGAGCTCGCGGGCCGCGGCATCGGCATGGACGTGGTCCGCGCCGAAGTCAACGCAATGGGCGGACGCATCGAGACCGCCACGGCCGCCGGGCAGGGCACCAGCTTCAAGCTCGTGCTGCCGCTGACCACCGCCGTCACGCAGGTGGTGATGCTGCGCGTGGGCGACGCCACGGTCGCCGTGCCTTCCACGCTGGTGGAGATCGTGCGCCGCGCCAAGCCCGAGGAGATCGAGCAGGCCTACAGCACGGGGCAATTCACCGTCGGCGACCGCGCCCTTCAGTTCTTCTGGCTTGGCTCGCTCCTGCAGCTGTCGGCGCGCAGCACGGAAGCGGCGCAGCGCACGCGCCAGGTCGTCATCATCCGAAGCGCGCAGCAGCGCATCGCGATCCACGTGGACGAAGTGCTTGGCAACCACGAAGTGGTGGTGAAGAACCTCGGGCCACAGCTGTCGCGCATGCCCGGCCTGGCCGGCATGACGCTGCTGGCTTCCGGTGCCGTCGCGCTGATCTACAACCCGGTGGCGCTGGCCACGCTGTACGGCGCGCAGGCCCGTGCCGCCACCGTGGCAGCGCTGCACGCACCGACACCCGAACTGGCGCAGCCGGTGGTCGTGGAGACCGCGCGGGCGCAGTCTCCGCTGGTGCTGGTGGTCGACGATTCGCTGACGGTGCGCCGGGTCACCCAGCGTCTGCTGGTGCGCGAAGGCTATCGCGTCTCGCTGGCCAAGGACGGCCTGGATGCGCTGGAGCGGCTGGCCGAGGAGAAGCCGTCGATGGTGCTGTCGGACATCGAGATGCCGCGCATGGACGGCTTCGACCTGGTGCGCAACATCCGCGGCGATGCTCGGCTGCGCGACCTGCCCGTGATCATGATCACCTCCCGCATCGCGCAGAAGCATCGCGACTATGCGGCCGAGCTGGGCGTCGACCACTACCTCGGCAAGCCCTACTCCGAAGAAGATCTGCTCGCGCTGATCGGACGCTACACTGCCCACGCCCAGGCCGTCTGA
- a CDS encoding GGDEF domain-containing protein yields the protein MSELVEHLAELTGFRDRDVLDVTLAGAFRDLLHPRSVAIYRMVGDGDNKRWLTRARLSESDAVATADPVWVDLDSLPALSQHPARCEALTGQTVVTHEGGAGLAVFPLATDREVVGVLELVTEGPLQAEAQRMVCSILRIYRNFQGLLDYSERDTLTGLLNRKTFDESFLKISSMLPAPSPSNDPRRAAGPGSRYWLGMIDIDHFKTVNDSYGHLIGDEVLLLLSRLMRSSFRFHDRLYRFGGEEFVVLMRCDTDTDAKRAFERLRSNTLAYSFPQVGHITVSIGFSELRSGDSPSSAIERADKAVYWAKTHGRNQVQSHAELIARGELEVSEKIGDVELF from the coding sequence ATGTCCGAACTGGTCGAGCATCTCGCGGAGTTGACAGGGTTTCGCGACCGTGACGTCCTCGACGTCACGCTCGCCGGCGCATTCCGCGATTTGCTGCACCCCCGCTCGGTCGCGATCTACCGCATGGTCGGCGACGGCGACAACAAGCGCTGGCTCACCCGGGCTCGACTGAGCGAGAGCGACGCGGTGGCCACGGCCGACCCGGTCTGGGTCGATCTCGACAGCCTGCCCGCGCTGTCGCAGCACCCGGCCCGCTGCGAAGCCCTGACGGGGCAGACCGTGGTGACGCACGAAGGCGGTGCCGGCCTGGCGGTGTTTCCCCTGGCCACCGACCGCGAGGTGGTCGGCGTGCTCGAGCTCGTCACGGAAGGTCCTCTGCAGGCCGAGGCGCAGCGCATGGTGTGCAGCATCCTGCGCATCTACCGCAATTTCCAGGGCCTGCTCGACTACAGCGAACGGGACACCCTGACCGGCCTGCTCAATCGCAAGACCTTCGACGAGAGCTTCCTCAAGATTTCGTCGATGCTTCCGGCGCCGTCGCCCAGCAACGACCCACGCCGCGCCGCGGGTCCGGGCAGCCGCTACTGGCTCGGCATGATCGACATCGATCATTTCAAGACCGTCAACGACAGCTACGGCCACCTGATCGGCGACGAGGTGCTCCTGCTGTTGTCGCGCCTGATGCGAAGCAGCTTCCGCTTCCACGACCGGCTGTACCGCTTCGGCGGCGAGGAATTCGTCGTGCTGATGCGCTGCGACACCGATACCGACGCCAAGCGCGCCTTCGAACGCCTGCGCTCCAACACGCTGGCTTACTCTTTTCCCCAGGTCGGGCACATCACCGTCAGCATCGGCTTCTCCGAGCTGCGCTCCGGCGACTCGCCCAGCTCCGCGATCGAGCGCGCCGACAAGGCGGTCTACTGGGCGAAGACGCACGGCCGCAACCAGGTGCAGAGCCACGCCGAGCTGATCGCGCGCGGCGAGCTCGAGGTCTCGGAGAAGATCGGCGACGTCGAGCTGTTCTAG
- a CDS encoding deoxyribodipyrimidine photo-lyase, with protein MDDALGAAMVWFRRDLRADDHAALSHALRAARRVWCVFVLDRHILDPLLQRGLRADRRVEFIVDSLADLDAQIAALAAAQGGHAGLIVRHAVAREEIPRLARMLQVQAVYANHDDDPAALERDAAVRGALADAGIAFHTSKDHVVFERSELLTAGGRPYSVFTPYKKAWLKQLDTYRLEPHTVARHASALAAVPPELAAPPPTLQAIGFETTNLHALRLPAGSDGAHALLVDFLHRIDDYDTARDFPARKGPSYLSVHLRFGTISVRRLVREAWERMQAGSRGAAVWLSELIWREFYQQLLHHHPHVVGRAFKPAYDAIRWERGQRADTLFAAWCEGRTGYPLVDAAMAQINGTGYMHNRLRMVTASFLVKDLGIDWRRGEQYFADHLIDYELASNNGGWQWAAGTGCDAQPWFRIFNPVLQSRRFDPQGKFIRRYLPQLASLPDTLVHAPWEAGVAVDGYTPPIVMHEEARERTLQRYAVVG; from the coding sequence ATGGACGATGCGCTGGGTGCCGCGATGGTCTGGTTTCGCCGCGACTTGCGTGCCGACGACCATGCCGCGCTGTCGCATGCGCTGCGGGCCGCGCGCCGCGTGTGGTGCGTGTTCGTGCTCGACCGACACATCCTCGATCCGCTGCTGCAGCGCGGGCTGCGCGCGGACCGGCGCGTCGAGTTCATCGTCGACAGCCTCGCCGACCTGGACGCGCAGATCGCGGCGCTGGCCGCGGCGCAGGGTGGACACGCCGGGCTCATCGTCCGCCACGCCGTCGCGCGCGAGGAGATCCCGCGCCTGGCGCGGATGCTGCAAGTCCAGGCCGTCTATGCCAACCACGACGACGACCCCGCAGCGCTCGAACGCGATGCCGCGGTGCGCGGCGCGCTGGCGGACGCCGGGATCGCCTTCCACACGAGCAAGGACCACGTGGTGTTCGAGCGCAGCGAGCTGTTGACGGCCGGCGGTCGCCCCTACAGCGTCTTCACGCCTTACAAGAAGGCCTGGCTGAAGCAGCTCGATACCTACCGCCTCGAGCCCCACACGGTCGCCAGGCATGCCTCGGCGCTGGCGGCGGTACCGCCCGAGCTCGCGGCGCCGCCTCCCACGCTGCAGGCGATCGGCTTCGAGACGACGAACCTGCACGCGCTGCGGCTGCCGGCCGGCTCGGACGGCGCCCATGCGCTGCTCGTCGACTTCCTGCACCGCATCGACGACTACGACACCGCACGCGATTTCCCGGCGCGGAAGGGGCCGAGCTACCTGTCCGTGCACCTGCGCTTCGGCACGATCTCGGTACGCAGGCTCGTGCGCGAGGCCTGGGAGCGCATGCAGGCGGGATCGCGCGGCGCGGCAGTGTGGCTGTCGGAGCTGATCTGGCGCGAGTTCTACCAGCAGCTGCTGCACCACCATCCGCACGTCGTCGGCCGCGCCTTCAAGCCTGCATACGACGCGATCCGCTGGGAGCGAGGCCAGCGCGCCGACACGCTGTTCGCGGCCTGGTGCGAGGGCCGAACGGGCTATCCGCTGGTCGACGCGGCGATGGCGCAGATCAACGGCACCGGCTACATGCACAACCGGCTGCGCATGGTGACGGCGAGCTTTCTCGTGAAGGACCTCGGCATCGACTGGCGCCGCGGCGAGCAGTACTTCGCCGATCACCTGATCGACTACGAGCTCGCGTCGAACAATGGCGGCTGGCAGTGGGCGGCGGGCACCGGCTGCGACGCGCAGCCGTGGTTTCGCATCTTCAACCCGGTGCTGCAAAGCCGCCGCTTCGACCCGCAGGGCAAGTTCATCCGGCGCTACCTGCCGCAGCTCGCATCACTGCCCGACACGCTGGTCCATGCGCCATGGGAGGCCGGGGTGGCCGTCGACGGCTATACGCCACCGATCGTGATGCACGAGGAGGCGCGGGAGAGAACCCTGCAGCGCTACGCCGTCGTCGGCTAG
- a CDS encoding methyl-accepting chemotaxis protein, producing the protein MSFLNKIKGWGQDRNASESTQAANQQDGSFDDAFAQHGNVRMPDAAGTMPLEVPTLQQGGHADSSIITEAAPSEMADFSETRIQAGEAANDIGSGLPLIGHRPVADQQKILTGIVALGLAGLVAMTAISLNSASKGAAQVGASGQALMQSQRLAKSVSQALIGSPQAFPEVRESTEVLAKNVRGLKNGDDNLSAAPAGVQEALDPLLPLVDRAEKNANTVIAQQKILTQVGQALRAINRQSSDLLETAETISSLKLQQEASPAELSAVGQLVMLTQRIGKSANEFLTMEGVSPEAVFLLGKDLNSFREIAQGLSDGNQELRLPGTKDPQTKERLVTLLKQYEETRTQAGAILGNLQGLVSAREAQSAIIADSEPLRKGLEVVQERLGSETGFGGLSLLALVLFASLMAAGGAGFLKLYVRDQAQRAALAEQQRLEAERQEQEAKRVNDANQAAILRLMNELQTVAEGDLTQQATVTEDITGAIADSVNYTVEELRTLVSQVQGTAGRVTETMQQVEATSTELLAASTEQLREIRDTGESVLQMAGRINEVSAQAQETAQVARQSLDAAETGLRAVQNTIGGMNSIRDQIQETSKRIKRLGESSQEIGEITELISDITEQTNVLALNAAIQAASAGEAGRGFSVVAEEVQRLAERSGDATRQIAALVKTIQTDTQDAVAAMERSTQGVVEGTKLTDAAGAALGDIDRVSRQLADLIAQISNQALSEAQSANVVAANIQHIFAVTEQTGEGTRSTAQMVRELSKTAEELKQSVARFKID; encoded by the coding sequence ATGAGCTTCCTGAACAAGATCAAAGGTTGGGGCCAGGATCGCAATGCGTCCGAGTCGACGCAGGCCGCGAACCAGCAGGACGGGTCGTTCGACGACGCTTTCGCTCAGCACGGCAACGTGCGCATGCCCGACGCCGCCGGCACGATGCCGCTCGAGGTGCCCACCTTGCAGCAGGGCGGTCATGCCGACTCCTCCATCATCACCGAAGCGGCCCCCTCCGAAATGGCCGACTTCAGCGAGACCCGCATCCAGGCCGGCGAAGCCGCCAACGACATCGGCAGCGGCCTGCCGCTGATCGGCCACCGCCCGGTTGCCGACCAGCAGAAGATCCTCACCGGCATCGTGGCCCTGGGCCTCGCGGGGCTGGTGGCCATGACGGCGATCTCGCTGAACTCGGCGTCCAAGGGCGCCGCACAGGTGGGTGCATCGGGCCAGGCCCTGATGCAGTCGCAGCGGCTTGCCAAGTCGGTGTCGCAGGCGCTGATCGGATCGCCGCAGGCCTTCCCGGAAGTGCGCGAGAGCACCGAGGTGCTGGCGAAGAACGTGCGCGGCCTGAAGAACGGCGACGACAACCTGTCCGCCGCCCCGGCCGGCGTGCAGGAAGCGCTCGACCCGCTGCTGCCGCTCGTCGACCGCGCCGAGAAGAATGCCAACACCGTCATTGCGCAGCAGAAGATCCTGACCCAGGTGGGACAGGCGCTGCGCGCCATCAACCGCCAGTCGTCCGACCTGCTCGAGACGGCCGAGACCATTTCCTCGCTCAAGCTGCAGCAGGAAGCCTCGCCGGCCGAGCTGTCGGCGGTCGGTCAGCTGGTCATGCTGACGCAGCGCATCGGCAAGTCGGCCAACGAATTCCTGACGATGGAAGGCGTGAGCCCCGAGGCCGTGTTCCTGCTCGGCAAGGACTTGAACTCCTTCCGCGAGATCGCGCAGGGCCTGTCCGACGGCAACCAGGAGCTGCGCCTGCCGGGCACGAAAGACCCGCAGACCAAGGAGCGCCTGGTCACGTTGCTCAAGCAGTACGAAGAGACCCGCACGCAGGCGGGCGCCATCCTGGGCAACCTGCAGGGCCTGGTGTCCGCGCGCGAAGCGCAGTCGGCGATCATTGCCGATAGCGAGCCGCTGCGCAAAGGCCTGGAGGTCGTGCAGGAGCGCCTCGGCTCCGAGACTGGTTTCGGCGGCCTCTCGCTGCTCGCGCTGGTCCTGTTCGCCTCGTTGATGGCCGCCGGCGGCGCCGGCTTCCTGAAGCTGTACGTGCGCGACCAGGCCCAGCGTGCCGCGCTCGCCGAGCAGCAGCGCCTCGAGGCCGAGCGCCAGGAGCAGGAGGCCAAGCGCGTGAACGACGCCAACCAGGCCGCCATTCTGCGGTTGATGAACGAACTGCAGACGGTCGCGGAAGGCGACCTGACGCAGCAGGCGACGGTGACGGAAGACATCACCGGCGCCATCGCCGACTCGGTGAACTACACGGTGGAGGAGCTGCGCACGCTGGTGTCGCAGGTGCAGGGCACAGCCGGCCGCGTGACGGAGACGATGCAGCAGGTGGAAGCCACTTCCACCGAGCTGCTGGCCGCCTCCACCGAACAGCTGCGCGAGATCCGCGACACCGGCGAGTCGGTGCTGCAGATGGCGGGCCGAATCAACGAGGTGTCCGCGCAAGCGCAGGAAACGGCCCAGGTCGCGCGCCAGTCGCTGGATGCGGCCGAGACCGGTCTGCGCGCGGTGCAGAACACCATCGGCGGCATGAACTCCATTCGCGACCAGATCCAGGAAACCTCCAAGCGCATCAAGCGGCTGGGCGAGTCGTCGCAGGAGATCGGCGAAATCACCGAGCTGATTTCCGACATTACCGAGCAGACGAACGTGCTGGCGCTGAACGCGGCCATCCAGGCCGCCTCGGCCGGTGAAGCGGGCCGGGGCTTCTCGGTGGTTGCCGAAGAAGTGCAGCGGCTGGCCGAGCGCTCCGGCGACGCGACGCGTCAGATCGCCGCGCTGGTGAAGACCATTCAGACCGACACCCAGGACGCGGTGGCCGCCATGGAGCGCTCGACGCAGGGCGTGGTCGAAGGTACCAAGCTGACCGACGCGGCGGGTGCCGCACTGGGCGACATCGACCGCGTGTCGCGCCAGCTTGCCGACCTGATCGCGCAGATCTCGAACCAGGCGCTGTCGGAAGCGCAATCCGCCAACGTCGTGGCCGCAAACATCCAGCACATCTTCGCGGTGACCGAGCAGACCGGCGAAGGCACGCGCTCCACGGCGCAGATGGTGCGCGAGCTGTCGAAGACGGCTGAAGAACTGAAGCAGTCGGTGGCGCGATTCAAGATCGACTGA